The genomic segment ATCGTCAGTGCGTTGTCGCAAGCGTAGTCAATAAAGGTGGCAGTAACATCCACTTCCATTTCGGCGACTGACAACAGTTTACCTTGTTCACAGACGAGCATTGGGGCGAGGATGTGCTTGTTTTCACGGATCTTATTTGCAAATGCACGCAGAATATTTTGTCGTGTCCGAGCGGTTAACTTAGCCCATGATTTTTGTGCTGCCTGGGCAACCTCAAGTGCCTGCTGCGCGTCAGCTTTACACCCTTTTGGTATTTCACCAATGACTTTGCCTGTTGCAGGGCTAAGTATTTCTATCTTGCCATCAACTTTAGATGAAATATATTCACCGCCAATGAAATTTACGTTGTTTTTAAAAGCTAGTTCTTGAACCGTCATTGAGATTATCTCCCCATCCAGCCGCCGTCGACCAATAAAATAGCGCCATTGACATAACTGGCTGCTTCAGATGCTAAAAATACCGCTGGGCCCTTGAAGTCATCAGGGTTACCCCATCTACCTTGTGGAATACGGCCTAAAATCGCCGCAGATCGCTCTGCGTCATTGCGCAGGGCTTCTGTGTTGTCTGTGTCTATGTATCCAGGTGCAATCGCGTTGACGTTAACCCCTTTACCTGCCCACTCATTGGATAATGCCATGACTAGCTGGCCGATAGCACCTTTGCTGGCTGCGTAGCCTGGTACGGTTATTCCACCTTGGAATGTCAAAAGAGAGGCGGTAAAAATAATTTTACCCGCGCCGTTGGCGACCATGTCTTTGCCGATTTCGCGGCTAAGAACAAACTGAGAGTTTAAGTTAACATCTATGACTTTGTCCCATAAATCATCACCGTGTTCAGCGGCAGGGGCACGCAAGATGGTGCCTGCGTTATTGACTAAAATATCGATTTTTGGGAAATCACTTTTTACTTCTTTGATAAATGCGTAAAGCGCTTCACGGTCAGAGAAGTCACATTGATAGCCCTTGAACTGACGACCTAATGCTGTAACTTCGTTTTCCACCTCTGAGCCTTGTCGTTCGAGGCTGGCGGATACGCCAATAATGTCAGCACCTGCTTCTGCTAAACCGAGTGCGATGCCTTTGCCTATGCCGCGTTTACAGCCGGTTACAAGGGCAACTTTGCCTTCTAAACTGAATTTTTCTAACATGCTTATGTTCCTATCTAACCCTATTTTTACTGTTCGGCGTTACATTCAACAAGGGCTTTCATGCCTTGCGGGTTCCCGTCCATGTTGGCAAATGCACTGCCAATATCTGATAGCGGGCTGATTGAGCTAATAAAAGGCTTTAAATTGATTTGACCGCTGGCAATCAACTCAATCGCCCAGTCAAAATCTTTGGCTTCGTAAACTCTGGCGCCTAATAATTCCAGTTCTTTCCAGAAGAACTGAAATAAATCAATTGGCGGCTGCGTTGAATGAATCGCCACCATGACTATTCGGCCACGACGCCCTGCAATTTGAGTCATCGATTGAATGGCAGGCAAGACGCCGGAGACTTCAAATACGACGTCAGCACCTTTAGTACCTGTCCATTCATCTACATACGCAGCCAGATCGGTATCCATTGGGTTAACGGACTTCACTCCAAGCTCGTCAGCAAATGCACGACGACTGTCATTTGGCTCTGACACCAGCACCTCTGCACCAACAGATTTTGCCACGGCAGCGACGAGTTGCCCAATTGGGCCACCACCCAAAATAACAGCTTTCTCACCTGCTTTTAAGCGAGAACGACTGACATCATGACAAGCTACAGATAAAGGCTCAACTAACGCCCCTTGCTTTAAGTCAACACCGTCGGGTAGTTTATGTAATGTACGGGCTTTTACCGTCCAGCTGGATTGGAATGCGCCAGGGGTGTCGATGCCCATGAATTTAAGATTTTGACAAATATGGGTTAACCCAGCATCACAAGTGGGGCACTCGCCGCACCAATCCAGAGGACGAACAACCACTTTCTCCCCAATGGCAAAGCCTTCTACGCCTTCACCAATTTGCGCGACTACACCGGAAATTTCGTGCCCGATAGTTTGCGGAATAGACACGCGCTGGTCCATTACACCATGATAAATGTGCATGTCTGTGCCGCAAATGCCAACGTAACCTACATCTAGGCGTACTTCACCTGCTTGAGGGGCAATAGCGTGCCCTTCGACCACATTAAATGATTTATTGCCAATATATTGAGCTGCGAACATACGCGCCTCCTAAGAATGTTTAACTAAATACGGCAGAAGCTGCTCTGTTTTGAATTCCACGCCAACACCTGGTGTATCTGGTGCGACAGCCTGACCGTTTTCAAGTTTTAGTGGGTGAGTGGTGTACCTATCAATCGGAAATGAATGCACTTCTAAGTACCCCGCGTTTGGTTGCGATGCCATCAGGGACACATGCAACTCGTGCATACCGTGACTACACACAGGTAGATTGTGCGCATAGCCCATAGTGGCCACTGCCAACCAACCGGTTATGCCGCCAATGTTTGATGCATCAGGTTGTAAGAAACCAAGTTTGGCTTGTGCGATGGCTTGATTAAATTCATAAAGCGTGTGTAGATTTTCTCCCATGGCTAAGGGGATATTGATCTTTTGTGCGATGTGCGCAAACCCTAAATAATCATCTGGAATAGTGGGTTCTTCAAACCAAGTGATATCGTACTGTTCAATAGCATTCGCGAATTTTATTGCTTGATTGACGGTGAGTGAGTAGTTTGCATCGACCATGAAAATCGTGTCAGGACCAATTAGCTTGCGCACAGCGGCAACCCTTGCAACATCCTCTCTGTAATCTGCCTTGCCGACTTTTATTTTGACCGCTTTAAAGCCGTGATCGAGATAACCTTTAATATTCGACAGTAGCTTTTCTGTCGAGAAGTTAAGATCGATTCCACCGGCATAACAGTTCACTTTATTGCTGCAGCCGCCAGCGACTCGCCATAGAGGCTGCTTTAAGGTTTTACAATGGATGTCCCATAGGGCGATATCAACCGCAGAAATCGCGAAGCTGACTAATCCCCCTCGACCTATGTAGTGCAGATGATATTGCATTTCTTCCCATAGGTGGTTGATACAACTTGCATCTTTTCCTTCAAGGAAAGGTTTTAATTCATCATTGAGAAGTGAATAGATTGCCCGGCCACCTTTACCACCTGTGTAGGTATAGCCGACGCCTTGCATGCCATTGGCGCAGGTAATCGTGCACAATATCAACTCAAAATGGGTGTGATCACCATGCTTTGCATCATTTAGTACTTCGTCTAAGGGAACATTGAATAACTCAACGTTGACGGACGTGATCTGCGAATTGTTCATAGCAGGTGTGTCTAGTTTGGTAATGACACTCATGTAGATCCTGACTGTGTAAATTGACCGTGAATTAATTGTACATTGTTAACAATTAATTGCAAACCTAATTGTTCATGCTATACATTTGACCATTGTTAACTAAAAATGTTTATCACAAGCAGGTTTTTTCGTTTACTATATAAGACATTATAAAACAGCGCTTTTTGGGAAGCTTACCTTATGAAATCTAATAAAATTCTTTCCGTCAGAGAACAAATCGCTGATGTTCTTCGTTCAGACATTATATCTGGCGAACTTGAACCCAACACTAAGCTTAACGAACAGCAACTGGCTGAGCGCTTTGGTACGTCCAGAGGTCCGATCAGAGATGTGTTAATTAAGCTAACCAAAGAAGGGTTGTTGGTCAGTAAAGATAATGTGGGTTCGTCAGTAAGCAGTCCACTTACCCCTGAATTGCAAAAACTCAGTATTGATATTCGCCGCAAGATTGAAGAGCACGCAGTTAAGCAACTAGAAAACAATATATCTGAAGCGGACCTTGCCCGAATGGACGCAATCATTGATAAAATGCAAGAGCACTTTGACAAGGAAGAGTTCACTGAATTAACTAAAACGGATATTGAGTTTCATAAGTACTTTGTTGGCCTTGCCGGTGGCGAAGATCTAACTAACTTATGGTATCCGGTTGTGCTTAGAATGCGGATGAACTACCAACGAATTCGCAATTCGCAGACCTTAGTGGATGAGCATCGGCACATTGTGGACGCATTACGCCAGAATGATCTAAAGCTCGCCATTTCAAGTATTCGTAAAAATATAAAGTAATATCTCTCTGTTAATAGTGCCGCCTAGTGCGGCGCTTTTTCCTCATTGGTGTGACGCACATACAGTTCGTCGTTTGGGTTGTTGCTACTTACGCTTTTAGCCTAGGTATTGTGTCATATCGCTACATCTCGATTTAGACTGCGCTTATCATGTTGACGGACTGCGTTGCTCTGTGTTTTGTGCGAAATATACATGGCGGTAAAGTACGAGTAATTTATTTTACTGAACATAGACGCTTATATTACAGTACTAATCATACATCTCTTCTTGAAATCGAGGATTGATTTACGACTTTTCATTAGCTTAGCGTGAAAAATGTCTTTGTCCTTAATACTCATACGTATTCGAAATAATCTCTAATCTGTTGCTAAAATCTCGGATATTTTCGTTAATTATGGCGAGCAAATTGTAAAATCAATGTTGATTTAGATTGACTTTCGACTACATTTTTTATTACTGTTTGTAAATTGTTAACAATTGTTTTGGTAACAATTTAGTTTGGCCACGTGCTAGATGTGACTAAAACTGATTCATTCTGAACATGCAGTGATTTTTAAGGTGCACCAAATGAGTAATGCAAATTTTAAACTAAACGCCATTTGTATGGCGATGTTGCTAACGTCTAACGGCGTTTATGCCCAGCAGGGTGAAACGAGCGCAGAGGCAAGTGATCTAGAAGTGATTAATGTCACTGGTATTCGAAGCGCTTTGAGTAAATCTGCATCGATAAAGCAAGACTCATCCGGGGTGGTGGATGCCATTTCCGCAGAAGACATAGGTAAGTTGCCCGATACAAATTTAGCTGAATCGTTGCAGCGTATCAGTGGTGTTTCAATTGATCGGGCGAACAATGAAGGTAACAAGGTTACTGTGCGTGGTTTCGGCCCTGATTTTAATTTAGTGACCTTAAACGGTCGTCAGATGCCCAATTCCTCTGCTTTACAAGAAGCGGGTGTATCTCGCAGCTTCAATTTCCGTGAAATCGCCTCTGAAAGTGTTTCTGGGGTCTCGGTTTTCAAAACCGGTAAATCGCACGTAGCATCAGGCGGTATTGGTGCAACCATAGATATCAGCACAGCGAAACCGTTTGACTATGATGGCTTTAAGGCTTTTGCCAGTGTCAAAGGTGTGCATGACTCAAGTGTTGATACGGGTAGTAGCATTACGCCTGAAGTATCAGGCATGATTAGCCAAACCTTTGCTGATGGTAAGTTTGGTATTCTATTGTCTGCTTCTCACGCTGAGCGTGATAGCGGGCGTGACCGAGTAGGAACATCGAATGGTTGGGTGCGCAACCGAGCTGACCCAGATGGTGTCGATGCTAGCGCTATCAACACAAATAACAACCCAACAGGCGCCTACTGGGTGCCGTGGACACCAGAAATAGAGCGTTTTGATACAGAACGTGAGCGTCAAAATGCGCAGTTGGTTTTACAGTTTGCGCCGAATGATCGCATTGAAGCGACACTGGATTACACCATGTCACGCTTTGAAGAAACCAGCTTTACGAATAAACAAGCATTTTGGTTCGATAATCCCACTGGCACCACTGACGAAAATGGTACTTTGGTTAATATCTCCAATGTAAACGATGAGCTGAACTTCTGGGCGTGGGAGCTCTACGAGAAAAAAGAAAACGACTCAGTTGGTTTTAACCTTAAGTGGCAAGCAACGGATGCACTGCGCCTCGCGTTTGATATTCACGATTCAACGTCACATTCAAACCCAGACGGACAGACAGCTGAAACCCTCGCCAACCTTAAAAACCCACCTGGTTCCGTTGCCCTCATCGGTGCAGATTTCAGTGGTGAAATTCCCTCAATTACGGTTGATGATTCTGGACTAACCGGCGGGGCATATAACCCTGATAATATCGTATCTGATTTATACCAGTTGCGTGGGTATGAAATGGAAAACAACATTAAGCAATATCAGTTTAATGGTCAGTGGGATAATTTAGAAGATGGTGCATTGGTAGCGATTAACTTTGGTGCCATGTACACGGATTATCAAATTGATACGTATTTGTCAGAACGTTTCTCATTTGTTGATATTCCCCTTGATAATTTAGGGCTGACTTTTACCCCACTAGGTGACTTTGCAGATCAGTTTTCTGGGGCTAACGAGTTGTTCTCATTTATTCCGAATTATGAAGCCAGCCGCTTTGTAGATATCGTTGAAGACGAAGGGTTATTCTTAGCGCCTGATATTACGACCAATGGGGTGAACGAAGAAACGACCGCTTTGTATGTGTCGTTCGATTTCAGCACCGAATTTAATGAATTTCCAATCGACTTGAATGTCGGGGTACGCTACGAAGATACAGACGTAAGCGCATATTCAGTGCAGCCTGGTATTTTGGCTTTGAATTATCGTCATGCAGAGGAACTTAGACCGTTATTTGATGACACGGCCACAGCACAAGAGTTAAGCGGGGGATACAACCGCGTATTGCCAAATTTTGATTTCTCTATGGAGTTGACAGGAGAAATCAAAACACGCTTCTCTTATAGCAGGACTTTAGCCAGAGCGGGTATAAGTGCCATGTTCCCTTCGACCAATATTGATGCCCGTCCTGACGGACCGTTCAACGCGTCACAAGGCAATCCGAATCTGTTACCTATTACCTCTGATAACTTTGACTTTTCACTTGAGTGGTACCATACAGACGGCAGTTATGCGTCAGTTGGATACTTTAAAAAATTCGTTGAAAATTTCATTGGTGCAGGCGTAGAGCAACGTGAAATCAATGATGTAAATGGTAATCCGTTACGAGACCCAAGTGTGAATCCTCGTGCTGGTTGCCCTGACTCCTCTGATACGCCAAATCCCGCGTGTTTGAGCCAAGCGTCTGACCCTATCGTTATTTTTGATGTGTCTACCCCTGACAATTTGCAAAATCGAGAGGTAGATGGCTGGGAGCTTAACGCACAATACATGTTCTCTGATACGGGGTTTGGCGCGGTGGCGAACTACACCTTGGTTGACAGTGATGAGTCATTTGACCCATACGATTTTGATCAAACCATTGCCCTGACTGGCTTGAGTGACTCAGGGAACCTAGTGGGCTTTTATGAAAATGAAGCGTTGCAGGTAAGGGTTGCCTATAACTGGCGAGACGATTTTTTATTGGCGCTTGGTACTGAGCCAACCTTTACCGAAGCATACGGGCAGTGGGACTTGAGCATAAACTATGAAATTAATGACACCTTTACCGTGTACATTGATGGACTGAACCTAACGGATGAAACGGTACGTCGCCATGGCCGTTTTGCTGAGCAGTTAATTTCAGCAGAGCAGTATGGACCACGTTATAGCTTCGGTATCAGCGGAAAATGGTAGTAACCATTGGTTAAAGGCGTGAATATGATGTGTTTAGCCGTTATTTAAAGGTGAAAAATAAACTCAGCCGCCATGTTAGGCGGCTTTTTTTACTACGGATGATAGGTTTTGCACGTTGTTTTTTGCGCTATTATTGCCCGTAAGCAAAAAAGCGCATTATGGTGCTGGAGAGTAAAAATGGCTCAAGCGATAAAATCGATCGTGATTGTGGGCGGTGGTACCGCTGGCTGGATCACAGCAGGCACATTGGCTGCAAAACTGCAAAATGAACACGCCGATGGTTTTAACATTACCTTAGTGGAGTCACCTGACGTTAAGCCGATTGGCGTGGGCGAAGGGACATGGCCCACTATGCGTCGCACTTTAAAGGCAATGGGGATCCGCGAAACGGATTTTATCCGTGAATGTAACGTGTCGTTTAAGCAAGGAGCTAAATTTGCTCAGTGGGTAACAGGTGACAAAGATGACTTTTATTATCATCCTTTAGTGCTGCCACAAGACTTTGATAACACTAACCTTGCTCGCCACTGGATGGCCCATCCTTTTGAGCAATCATTTTCCCAAGCTGTTAGCCCGCAAGAAGCGGTATGCGAAACTGGGCTGGCCCCTAAAACCATCGCAACCGCGGAATTCACTTCGGTTATTAACTATGCTTATCACTTAGATGCCGGCCGTTTCTCGGCGTTCTTACAGCGCCATTGTATTGAGAAGCTCAACGTACACCACATTCTGGATAATGTGAGCAAAATTAACGCGGCTGAAAATGGTGATATTGCCAGTGTGTCAACCAAAGCCAGCGGAGATATTGCGGGTGATTTGTTCATTGACTGTACGGGGTTTAAGTCTTTGTTACTTGGTGAGCACTTCAAGGTAAAGTTTAAATCTTGTAAAGATGTCTTGTTTGTAGATCAAGCGCTGGCCATACATGTGCCGTACGATACGGATGACGCTCCAATTGCCTCGCATACGGTTTCTACTGGGCAAAGTGCCGGTTGGGTATGGGATATCGGTTTGCAAAATCGCCGTGGGGTAGGGCATGTCTATTCCAGTGCCCATACTTCACAACAAAAGGCGACAAAAGAGCTACTCAACTAC from the Paraglaciecola mesophila genome contains:
- a CDS encoding 2,5-didehydro-3-deoxy-L-galactonate 5-reductase, producing MLEKFSLEGKVALVTGCKRGIGKGIALGLAEAGADIIGVSASLERQGSEVENEVTALGRQFKGYQCDFSDREALYAFIKEVKSDFPKIDILVNNAGTILRAPAAEHGDDLWDKVIDVNLNSQFVLSREIGKDMVANGAGKIIFTASLLTFQGGITVPGYAASKGAIGQLVMALSNEWAGKGVNVNAIAPGYIDTDNTEALRNDAERSAAILGRIPQGRWGNPDDFKGPAVFLASEAASYVNGAILLVDGGWMGR
- a CDS encoding zinc-dependent alcohol dehydrogenase, translated to MFAAQYIGNKSFNVVEGHAIAPQAGEVRLDVGYVGICGTDMHIYHGVMDQRVSIPQTIGHEISGVVAQIGEGVEGFAIGEKVVVRPLDWCGECPTCDAGLTHICQNLKFMGIDTPGAFQSSWTVKARTLHKLPDGVDLKQGALVEPLSVACHDVSRSRLKAGEKAVILGGGPIGQLVAAVAKSVGAEVLVSEPNDSRRAFADELGVKSVNPMDTDLAAYVDEWTGTKGADVVFEVSGVLPAIQSMTQIAGRRGRIVMVAIHSTQPPIDLFQFFWKELELLGARVYEAKDFDWAIELIASGQINLKPFISSISPLSDIGSAFANMDGNPQGMKALVECNAEQ
- a CDS encoding TonB-dependent receptor encodes the protein MSNANFKLNAICMAMLLTSNGVYAQQGETSAEASDLEVINVTGIRSALSKSASIKQDSSGVVDAISAEDIGKLPDTNLAESLQRISGVSIDRANNEGNKVTVRGFGPDFNLVTLNGRQMPNSSALQEAGVSRSFNFREIASESVSGVSVFKTGKSHVASGGIGATIDISTAKPFDYDGFKAFASVKGVHDSSVDTGSSITPEVSGMISQTFADGKFGILLSASHAERDSGRDRVGTSNGWVRNRADPDGVDASAINTNNNPTGAYWVPWTPEIERFDTERERQNAQLVLQFAPNDRIEATLDYTMSRFEETSFTNKQAFWFDNPTGTTDENGTLVNISNVNDELNFWAWELYEKKENDSVGFNLKWQATDALRLAFDIHDSTSHSNPDGQTAETLANLKNPPGSVALIGADFSGEIPSITVDDSGLTGGAYNPDNIVSDLYQLRGYEMENNIKQYQFNGQWDNLEDGALVAINFGAMYTDYQIDTYLSERFSFVDIPLDNLGLTFTPLGDFADQFSGANELFSFIPNYEASRFVDIVEDEGLFLAPDITTNGVNEETTALYVSFDFSTEFNEFPIDLNVGVRYEDTDVSAYSVQPGILALNYRHAEELRPLFDDTATAQELSGGYNRVLPNFDFSMELTGEIKTRFSYSRTLARAGISAMFPSTNIDARPDGPFNASQGNPNLLPITSDNFDFSLEWYHTDGSYASVGYFKKFVENFIGAGVEQREINDVNGNPLRDPSVNPRAGCPDSSDTPNPACLSQASDPIVIFDVSTPDNLQNREVDGWELNAQYMFSDTGFGAVANYTLVDSDESFDPYDFDQTIALTGLSDSGNLVGFYENEALQVRVAYNWRDDFLLALGTEPTFTEAYGQWDLSINYEINDTFTVYIDGLNLTDETVRRHGRFAEQLISAEQYGPRYSFGISGKW
- a CDS encoding mandelate racemase/muconate lactonizing enzyme family protein, whose product is MSVITKLDTPAMNNSQITSVNVELFNVPLDEVLNDAKHGDHTHFELILCTITCANGMQGVGYTYTGGKGGRAIYSLLNDELKPFLEGKDASCINHLWEEMQYHLHYIGRGGLVSFAISAVDIALWDIHCKTLKQPLWRVAGGCSNKVNCYAGGIDLNFSTEKLLSNIKGYLDHGFKAVKIKVGKADYREDVARVAAVRKLIGPDTIFMVDANYSLTVNQAIKFANAIEQYDITWFEEPTIPDDYLGFAHIAQKINIPLAMGENLHTLYEFNQAIAQAKLGFLQPDASNIGGITGWLAVATMGYAHNLPVCSHGMHELHVSLMASQPNAGYLEVHSFPIDRYTTHPLKLENGQAVAPDTPGVGVEFKTEQLLPYLVKHS
- a CDS encoding tryptophan halogenase family protein, with the protein product MAQAIKSIVIVGGGTAGWITAGTLAAKLQNEHADGFNITLVESPDVKPIGVGEGTWPTMRRTLKAMGIRETDFIRECNVSFKQGAKFAQWVTGDKDDFYYHPLVLPQDFDNTNLARHWMAHPFEQSFSQAVSPQEAVCETGLAPKTIATAEFTSVINYAYHLDAGRFSAFLQRHCIEKLNVHHILDNVSKINAAENGDIASVSTKASGDIAGDLFIDCTGFKSLLLGEHFKVKFKSCKDVLFVDQALAIHVPYDTDDAPIASHTVSTGQSAGWVWDIGLQNRRGVGHVYSSAHTSQQKATKELLNYISQTGGKVNEGDIRNIALNPGHRETFWQQNCVAVGLSAGFLEPLEASSLLLVEISAAMIADQFPATRNAMDVVAKRFNHTFLYRWERIIDFLKLHYMLSKRSDSAFWIDNRDTATIPQSLQEQLTLWQFQPPWHNDFEHAVEVFPAASYQYVLYGMGFYTKPSELGMSQAYQQKASGLRQKNSQQVQQMLKNLPDNRGLINKIHQFGLQKV
- a CDS encoding GntR family transcriptional regulator, whose protein sequence is MKSNKILSVREQIADVLRSDIISGELEPNTKLNEQQLAERFGTSRGPIRDVLIKLTKEGLLVSKDNVGSSVSSPLTPELQKLSIDIRRKIEEHAVKQLENNISEADLARMDAIIDKMQEHFDKEEFTELTKTDIEFHKYFVGLAGGEDLTNLWYPVVLRMRMNYQRIRNSQTLVDEHRHIVDALRQNDLKLAISSIRKNIK